In one window of Legionella fallonii LLAP-10 DNA:
- a CDS encoding Maf family protein, with product MKSNPLLKIILASASPRRLQILQEHGLTAVVMPADIAEIRQKDEEAHVYVTRLARDKAQAILPRVAEGSANLILAADTTVAYQNHILEKPRDEADAYRMLHMLSGNSHEVYTGYALIFLPQQKWCINYVTTHITFHTLTELQIKNYIDSGDPFDKAGGYGIQKVHDTFVKEIKGSYYNVMGLPIEEIAQKISLGCLI from the coding sequence ATGAAATCAAATCCCTTACTAAAAATTATTCTCGCGAGTGCTTCTCCACGACGCCTGCAAATATTGCAAGAGCACGGGTTAACTGCTGTGGTTATGCCGGCTGATATTGCAGAAATTCGTCAAAAAGACGAGGAAGCTCATGTCTATGTCACTCGGTTGGCTAGAGACAAAGCACAAGCTATCTTACCGCGGGTTGCGGAGGGCTCTGCCAATTTAATTTTAGCGGCAGACACTACTGTGGCTTATCAGAATCATATTTTAGAAAAACCACGCGATGAGGCTGATGCCTATAGAATGCTGCATATGCTTAGTGGCAATTCTCATGAGGTCTATACAGGCTATGCGCTAATTTTTCTACCACAACAAAAATGGTGTATTAATTATGTGACAACCCACATTACCTTTCATACCTTAACCGAGCTGCAAATAAAAAATTACATTGATTCAGGCGATCCTTTTGATAAAGCTGGGGGATATGGTATTCAGAAAGTACACGATACCTTTGTTAAAGAAATAAAAGGCTCCTATTACAATGTTATGGGATTGCCTATTGAAGAGATTGCGCAAAAAATTTCCCTTGGCTGTTTAATCTAG
- a CDS encoding FMN-dependent NADH-azoreductase, which yields MMNLLAINSSILEDYSISRQLMTQFLDYWQRENPKSEMIYRDLNAQTIGHLSSELLQAKQKPINELSPELRRELELSEELITEFLNADELVIGAPMYNFTISTQLKSWIDRILVAGRTFKYTEQGVMGLSGGKRVTIISTRGNHYSSDEVMRAKDFQENYLRTIFNFIGINEIKIIRAEGLHLSESIKKQSMEQAENEIKKAFSDLVN from the coding sequence ATGATGAACTTATTAGCTATTAACAGCAGCATATTGGAAGATTACTCTATTTCTCGTCAATTAATGACCCAGTTTCTTGACTACTGGCAACGTGAAAATCCTAAGTCAGAAATGATTTATCGTGATTTAAATGCCCAGACAATTGGTCATTTATCAAGTGAGTTACTCCAAGCCAAGCAAAAACCTATTAACGAGCTTTCTCCTGAGTTAAGAAGAGAATTAGAATTATCAGAGGAACTGATTACCGAATTTTTAAATGCGGATGAGCTTGTTATTGGGGCACCAATGTATAATTTTACCATTTCGACGCAACTGAAGTCTTGGATTGATCGTATTTTGGTCGCTGGTCGCACCTTTAAGTATACAGAGCAAGGAGTAATGGGTTTGTCCGGAGGCAAACGAGTTACTATTATTTCTACTCGTGGCAATCATTATTCAAGTGACGAAGTGATGCGGGCTAAAGACTTCCAGGAGAATTACTTAAGGACTATATTTAATTTTATCGGTATCAATGAAATTAAAATTATCCGTGCCGAAGGGTTGCACTTAAGTGAATCAATTAAAAAACAATCGATGGAACAAGCTGAAAATGAGATTAAAAAAGCATTTTCAGATCTTGTTAATTAA
- the lapA gene encoding aminopeptidase LapA: protein MHLNQWSTCITAGLVLVSNSLFATNTPHEQLQVPQCLAAKITTAHEVLAENKQFKIIDVPASEVDGLTVLADKVKCGHFINVSHKLSGTSLLVQKQSAQRTLEKSLIKSLNTPKLNADTYEIKHQDEVNAALKEVVADNIWQTLTHLVSYHNRSATKDTGVDAANWLKAQFEAMATEYGRTDTATFFVSTGWYKQPSLVTVIGKDIDAPGIVIGAHMDTLDGRMPGAGDDGSGSSSVMEAARVLLASKATFKRPIYIIWYAAEERGLVGSQYVVQHFMEKSVPVKAAIQFDMTGYRVDPKDPTMWVFTDYTDKRLSNYVAKLIDTYVHVPVDYSRCGYGCSDHASWTDEGVPAAFPCESNFEDHNPYIHSASDTMDLLSLEHMTNFSKLAVAFAIELASE from the coding sequence ATGCATTTAAATCAATGGAGCACGTGTATCACCGCAGGTCTCGTTCTTGTTAGTAATTCGCTATTTGCAACTAATACACCTCATGAGCAATTGCAAGTACCTCAGTGTCTTGCTGCTAAAATTACTACTGCTCACGAAGTTTTAGCGGAAAATAAACAATTTAAAATTATAGATGTTCCGGCAAGTGAGGTAGACGGCCTGACTGTACTGGCAGATAAAGTGAAATGTGGTCATTTTATCAATGTGAGCCATAAATTATCAGGAACTTCCTTATTAGTCCAAAAACAATCAGCACAAAGGACTCTTGAAAAAAGTCTAATTAAATCCCTTAATACCCCTAAGCTAAATGCGGATACTTATGAAATCAAACATCAAGACGAAGTGAATGCCGCTTTAAAAGAGGTTGTAGCTGATAATATTTGGCAAACATTAACACATTTGGTTTCCTATCATAATCGTTCTGCAACTAAAGATACTGGCGTTGATGCTGCGAATTGGTTAAAAGCTCAGTTCGAAGCTATGGCTACTGAATATGGTCGTACAGATACTGCAACGTTTTTTGTGAGCACTGGCTGGTATAAGCAACCTTCATTAGTTACTGTGATTGGGAAAGATATCGATGCTCCTGGTATTGTCATAGGCGCTCATATGGATACTCTTGATGGTCGCATGCCTGGTGCTGGGGATGATGGTAGTGGTTCTTCTAGTGTTATGGAGGCTGCGCGAGTTTTATTAGCATCTAAAGCAACCTTCAAACGTCCTATTTATATTATTTGGTATGCTGCTGAAGAGCGCGGTTTAGTGGGGTCTCAATATGTAGTGCAACACTTTATGGAGAAATCAGTCCCTGTAAAAGCTGCGATTCAATTTGACATGACAGGTTATAGAGTAGATCCTAAAGATCCAACGATGTGGGTATTCACTGATTATACCGATAAACGTTTAAGCAACTATGTCGCCAAATTAATCGATACTTACGTCCATGTTCCCGTAGATTACTCTCGTTGTGGTTATGGATGCAGTGATCATGCCTCTTGGACTGACGAGGGAGTACCCGCTGCGTTCCCTTGTGAATCCAATTTTGAAGATCACAACCCCTATATCCATAGTGCTTCTGATACCATGGACTTATTGAGTCTGGAGCATATGACTAACTTTTCTAAACTAGCTGTAGCGTTTGCTATAGAGTTAGCTTCTGAATAA
- a CDS encoding efflux RND transporter permease subunit, giving the protein MNTKNTPFKVRKIPYNLSLIFLTAGASLILGLLSFSGMYAILPMLPLAFASFALSVTYEGEIYLQNIKGAFKKLFKRNHLENELAKEYLLAHFPEDIHDVNCPQFFKDYKRQLKLLAAFGHKELNEESKNRKKQVEKTLKDMERWFAAQLFSAKNKPAKDESAYAQQLRLWLQRPEQEQEQWQEQLTDRNSKFQIIKAFSLLSALFMGAGTTYLIAEAFAVIPFFAAIPFAFWPIMIVPMALIAGAAYGMLTLNAVTDLVNNNTILKWYNKLRDDLSQGLTIRNVFMTAMALILGALAVALTVCTAGTWWTIANNVQPIFEWMKKIPSFVMGIINPIITGSSAVVFIFQNTAESLDLVDEGLDWAEETVQQGNLWQKIYEPIVQGFKHLIATENWLQILNPFRLILKLTITPLRMLLFLGHLISIAVTADRMPGVPQIVAALIAMISEGFEDAHYFVGGHEHEEEEEEEHAHHDTKTLLQERLGADAGHEHNEDIPTWILKTITLPIYALAALWDSGASQFNASQNTKETTTSDESTPVPQARVLSFGDAWNKQRGNKEEVNVELPTEAKRPSKEWQVEQTISLIEKHQENHLKSTLCDEKLTNEKVVELDKLKSRIRNPQPGDTLEAALNEAKTTSVYNRHRLFSWDNENTNTQDFIEELPERVNAIRAMG; this is encoded by the coding sequence ATGAATACAAAAAATACACCCTTCAAGGTCAGAAAAATTCCTTACAACCTTTCCTTAATATTCCTCACCGCCGGAGCAAGCTTAATTCTTGGCCTCTTAAGCTTTAGTGGCATGTATGCCATTCTGCCCATGTTGCCTCTAGCTTTTGCCTCTTTTGCTTTATCGGTGACCTATGAGGGAGAAATTTATTTACAAAATATAAAAGGAGCTTTTAAAAAGTTATTTAAACGTAATCACTTAGAAAATGAGTTAGCCAAAGAGTACTTATTAGCCCATTTCCCAGAAGATATTCATGATGTTAATTGCCCTCAATTCTTTAAAGACTATAAAAGACAACTTAAATTATTAGCTGCCTTTGGTCATAAAGAGCTCAATGAAGAAAGTAAAAACAGAAAAAAACAGGTAGAAAAAACTCTTAAGGACATGGAACGGTGGTTCGCCGCTCAATTATTTTCCGCAAAAAATAAGCCAGCCAAAGATGAATCAGCCTATGCCCAACAATTGCGATTATGGCTGCAACGACCCGAACAAGAGCAAGAGCAATGGCAGGAACAACTTACAGATCGTAATTCCAAATTTCAAATCATCAAGGCATTCAGCCTATTATCGGCATTATTCATGGGAGCCGGAACCACCTACCTCATAGCTGAAGCATTTGCTGTTATCCCATTTTTTGCCGCTATTCCCTTCGCTTTCTGGCCAATTATGATAGTGCCTATGGCGCTTATCGCCGGTGCAGCCTATGGTATGTTGACTTTAAACGCGGTGACGGATTTAGTGAATAACAACACCATCCTGAAGTGGTATAACAAACTGCGCGATGATTTAAGCCAAGGTCTAACTATTCGCAATGTATTTATGACCGCAATGGCTCTCATCCTAGGAGCCCTAGCTGTAGCACTTACTGTCTGCACTGCTGGTACCTGGTGGACTATCGCCAACAATGTACAACCCATATTTGAATGGATGAAAAAAATACCCAGTTTTGTCATGGGCATTATCAATCCTATAATTACTGGCTCATCAGCTGTAGTGTTTATCTTTCAAAATACAGCCGAATCTTTAGATTTGGTAGATGAAGGTCTCGATTGGGCAGAAGAAACCGTTCAACAGGGGAACCTATGGCAGAAAATATATGAACCTATAGTTCAAGGATTTAAACATTTAATAGCAACTGAGAACTGGCTACAAATACTTAATCCTTTTCGCCTAATTCTAAAGCTGACCATTACCCCGCTGCGTATGCTTCTCTTCTTGGGACATTTAATTAGTATCGCAGTTACCGCTGATCGTATGCCAGGCGTTCCACAAATAGTTGCAGCACTGATTGCCATGATTAGTGAAGGTTTTGAGGATGCGCATTACTTCGTAGGAGGTCATGAGCATGAGGAAGAGGAAGAAGAAGAACACGCTCACCACGATACTAAAACCTTGCTACAAGAACGCTTGGGAGCAGACGCAGGCCACGAACACAATGAGGACATTCCTACCTGGATTCTTAAAACTATAACCCTACCTATTTATGCACTAGCAGCGCTATGGGATTCTGGTGCAAGTCAATTTAACGCCTCTCAAAACACTAAAGAGACAACGACCTCTGATGAATCAACACCTGTACCTCAGGCAAGAGTGCTGAGTTTTGGGGATGCATGGAATAAACAAAGAGGCAATAAAGAGGAAGTTAATGTTGAATTACCGACAGAAGCCAAGCGCCCATCAAAAGAATGGCAAGTAGAACAGACTATTTCTCTTATTGAAAAGCACCAAGAAAACCACTTAAAGAGCACTCTATGTGATGAGAAATTAACAAATGAAAAAGTCGTTGAATTAGATAAATTAAAAAGCAGGATACGCAATCCCCAACCTGGTGATACATTAGAAGCCGCATTGAATGAAGCAAAAACCACATCGGTGTATAACAGACATCGCTTATTCTCATGGGATAATGAAAATACCAATACGCAAGATTTCATAGAAGAATTGCCCGAGCGCGTTAACGCCATTAGAGCGATGGGATAA
- a CDS encoding LysR substrate-binding domain-containing protein has protein sequence MRHNNLLPDLNDLYFFCRVVDDGSFTQASLGLEITKSKLSRRISELENHLGVRLLNRSTRKLSLTDVGNLVYEYSKAMVNQASFAQEAAIQAQSTPKGRIYVTCPTLFAQSEFNQIIIDFMRLYPEVRINLYASDRKVDIIEEGFDVALRFQAHELNDSNLIIRKLGESSHRLVATPVYLQGYPPLKSPTELTNHIWLGKTKADGASQLQLTNAQGQKISIPLVAHLESNEWTILKQASLAHQGITHLPIEYCQQEIKDGQLICLLPEWSLATASLYLIYPSKRGLIPAVRYFIDFVGNATQKGCAALKREMSWSIPTKELNNDAN, from the coding sequence ATGCGTCATAATAATCTCTTACCCGATCTCAATGATTTATATTTTTTCTGCCGTGTTGTCGATGACGGTAGTTTTACTCAAGCCAGTCTAGGATTGGAAATTACTAAATCAAAATTAAGTCGCCGGATTTCAGAACTGGAAAACCATTTAGGGGTACGTTTGTTGAATCGCTCAACACGCAAATTAAGCTTAACCGATGTGGGAAACTTAGTATACGAATACAGTAAAGCGATGGTAAATCAAGCCAGTTTTGCGCAAGAAGCCGCAATTCAAGCTCAATCAACACCCAAAGGCCGAATTTATGTGACCTGTCCTACGCTTTTTGCGCAATCAGAGTTTAATCAAATCATTATTGATTTCATGCGTCTTTACCCCGAAGTCCGCATTAACCTCTATGCTAGTGATCGCAAGGTCGATATCATTGAAGAAGGTTTTGATGTCGCGTTACGTTTTCAAGCCCATGAATTGAATGATTCTAATTTGATAATAAGAAAATTAGGTGAAAGCAGTCATCGCCTGGTTGCTACACCCGTCTATTTACAAGGATATCCACCACTTAAATCACCCACTGAATTAACCAATCATATTTGGCTTGGAAAAACCAAAGCCGATGGTGCAAGCCAACTTCAATTAACTAATGCTCAAGGGCAAAAAATCAGCATTCCTTTAGTTGCCCATTTGGAAAGCAATGAATGGACTATCTTAAAACAGGCGTCACTTGCCCATCAAGGCATCACTCATCTCCCCATTGAATACTGCCAGCAAGAAATAAAAGATGGTCAACTTATTTGCCTTCTTCCTGAATGGTCTCTAGCTACTGCAAGCTTATATTTAATTTACCCCTCCAAACGGGGCTTAATCCCTGCTGTGCGCTATTTTATTGATTTTGTTGGCAATGCAACACAAAAAGGCTGTGCTGCGCTCAAAAGGGAAATGAGCTGGTCTATACCTACAAAGGAGCTAAATAATGATGCCAATTAA